A portion of the Gigantopelta aegis isolate Gae_Host chromosome 10, Gae_host_genome, whole genome shotgun sequence genome contains these proteins:
- the LOC121383450 gene encoding three-prime repair exonuclease 1-like translates to MAAANVSTRFNSFVFFDTETTGLHKDEHRPSITELCLLAVHREDMQTRDTEARVVNKLLVCLNPGQPVQPRAEEMSGLSHDMLESESPFNPDVVRLVSLFLGRLTSPVCLVAHNGNEFDFLLLHSELYKVDGALPESIYCVDSLIYFRQTRESPGRQSFSLGEVYRRSFGEDPHDAHSAEGDCVTLMKVTKESSPDFLQWVDDNAVRLNTISKMY, encoded by the exons ATGGCTGCAGCAAATGTATCTACCAGATTTAATAGTTTCGTGTTTTTCGACACGGAAACGACGGGTCTTCATAAAGATGAACACAGACCTTCAATAACAGAATTGTGTCTTCTTGCGGTACACAGAGAAGACATGCAGACCCGTGATACAGAAGCAAGAGTGGTGAACAAACTACTGGTTTGTCTCAACCCAGGCCAACCTGTCCAGCCGAGAGCAGAGGAAATGTCAG gTCTATCTCATGATATGTTGGAAAGCGAGTCGCCGTTCAATCCGGATGTGGTGAGACTGGTGTCACTATTTCTGGGACGTCTGACATCTCCTGTCTGTCTCGTCGCCCACAATGGTAATGAATTTGACTTCCTACTGCTTCATTCCGAGTTATACAAAGTCGACGGAGCGTTGCCGGAGAGCATATATTGTGTCGACTCTTTGATATATTTTAGACAGACCAGAGAGTCACCTGGTCGACAGTCCTTTTCTTTGGGAGAAGTCTATCGGCGAAGTTTTGGTGAGGATCCACATGACGCCCACAGTGCCGAGGGCGACTGTGTGACTCTGATGAAGGTGACGAAAGAGAGCTCTCCTGATTTTCTACAATGGGTGGACGACAACGCCGTACGACTGAATACCATATCTAAAATGTATTAG